CGGAAACGACCACGGCCCGCGCGCGCGACCTGATCGCCCGCGAGCAGGCCGAGATCATTGTCCATGGCGCTTCATTCCAGGAGGCCAATGCGCTGGCCCAGACCATGGTGGGTGCGCACGATGCCTTCATCCACCCCTTTGACGACCCGCTGCTGTGGGAGGGCCATGCCGGCATGATCGACGAAGTGGCAGCTGCCGGTGTGAAGCCCGACGCAGTGGTGCTGTCGGTGGGCGGGGGCGGTCTGCTGTGCGGGGTGGTGCAGGGGATGCGCCGCAACGGCTGGCACGACGTGCCGGTCGTGGCAGTGGAAACGCAGGGTGCCGATTCGCTGGCCCAGGCCATGCAGGCCGGGGCGCCCGTGGAGCTGCCGGCCATTTCAAGCATTGCCACGTCGCTCGGCGCGCGCCGCGTGGCCGGCCAGGCACTGGCCTGGGCCGCCGGCGCGCATCCGGTCCACAGCGTGGTCGTCAGCGATGCCGCGGCGGTGGCCGCGTGCCTGCGCTTCATGGACGACCAACGGGTGGTGGTGGAGCCGGCCTGCGGCGCATCGCTGGCAGCCGTCTACGACGGCGCGCCCCAGCTTGCGGCCTGCTCGAACATTCTCGTTATCGTGTGCGGCGGCGTGACGGCCAGCGTGGCCCAGCTGCACAAGTGGGCAGGCCAGTCCTAAAGGCGATACAGGATGGCCGCAATGCCATCGTAGATCGGATAGGCGCGCTCGCCCGAGCGCGGCCAGCCGAGGACATCGAAGTGGTCGTAGGTGCGGTAGTGGCCCAGGAAATTCCACGTGCCGCGCACTGCGGTGCCGTCGTAATTGCGCACCGGTTGCCCGGCCGGTGAGCGCATGCTCACGGCATTGACCACGCCGTCATTGGGAAACCAGGCGCTGTCCACCGGCACCCGGCCGGGGCCGGACTGGGTGTAGGAACCCAGGCCCCGGCGCGCCAGCGATGGCACAATCCATTCGCCTGCGTACGGTTTGGTCAGGGGCGCCATGTCGGCCCTGGGGTAGTGGTACTGGCGCTGCTGCAGCGGCGCGATCAGGCGGTCGGTCTGGTTGCAGCACCAGGCGCCAGGCTCGGTGGCCGAATTGGCGATTGAAAAATAGTAGACGTGGGGCGAGGTCTTGACCCAGCTGTTAAATTCGCGCGCGCCGTCCGGCCCCATCTCCCACTGCGCCGAATCGAAATTATCCTGGTTCCACAGGCGCGGCGAAAACAGCGGCTGCAGGTAGCTGCGTGCGGTAGGAGCGGGCGCGCGTGCGGGCAGGGGCGTGGGCGCCGGGTCGGCCACGCGCGCAATGCCGGCCGCAAGGTCCATGGCGACCGGGCCAAAATGGCCAATGGCGTCGCGCAGGCTGGTGCCGTTGTGGGGGGCGGAAATGGAAGTGGCGCTGATGACCCAGCCGATCTTGCCGCCCTTGTACAGCTCGCCGTCGCCTTCGTCGCCGTGGGGTGAACCGTTTTCCAGCAACTGGATCAGCGAGCGCATGGTCTGCCCACCCTGGCTGTGGCCGATCAGGTGGATGGGATGCTCGGCATCCCATTGCGGATACAGGGCGGGCGGGTAGTTCCCGGGATTGTTGGCAGGGTCGGCAGCCCAGCACTTGCCGGGTGGGCGGCGCTCTTCGAGGTGCTGAAAATGAATGGTGTGCAGGCGGCCATAATCGACGCAGCCGCCCTTGATTTGATAGTAGAGTTCGGCTGAACGGTCCCAGCTCGAACTGATGGAACCGACTGTCGCCACCAGGATGGTGTGCTGGCCATGGTGCTGGCGCATGTGGCCGGCAATATCGCCGAATCCGCCCCAGTACTTGAAACCGCTGCGCGTAAATTGCTCGGGCCCGAAGCCGAGGAAGCCATGCACCAGCACGATGGGGTAATTATTGGCAGCGCAGGCATCTGGCACCATGAGGGACAAGATGCCCGCCAGAACGATGTTGACGATGCGAAGCATGACGAACTTCCGGACAAAGAGGTCGCCACGATCTTAACGATATTTTTGGGCCCGGTCTTGAAGTAAAACAAACTTTGGCTGAGCCGGGCACCGCTTATGGCGCAGCGCCTTCGGCGTTGGCGGCCATGGTGTCGCTGCCTGCAGTGGCGGCGATGGCACCGGGCGCCCGCGGCTCGCCCTGCCAGACGACATAATCATCCACCGAATATAGCTGGCAGGGCTGGCCGCTTTTTTGGGCGCAGGTAGCCAGGGCGCGCGTGTCCGGCTCTTCGCCTTCCTCGGCCCAGCACCAGGCGCCGCTGGCCGAGACGGCAAACGCGCGCGGCGTCATCTTGCCCAGGTATTCGCGGTAGGCTGCGCGTCCCTGCTCGCTCAGGTAAGGGACGGCGTCGATGTCGTCGACGCGCGCAAAATCGGTGCGCACCGGGCCGGGCAGTTGCGTGACCACATATTTTTCGCGGGTCGGCATGCCCACCTGCTGCAGGAAACGCTCGGCTTCCGGCCACCAGATCTTTTCGCCATCGCGGCTGGCCAGCATGCCATGCGAGTCGCGCTTGAAGATGCCGAATTCGTGCAGGCGCGCGCGCCCGCCGGCGCGGACGAAAGCGGTGTGCATGCGGGCCACGAGGTCGGGCCCGAACAGGGAATCGTTGATCCCGTACATCCACAGGCTGGGCACCTTGTTCGCCTCTCCATAGACACCAAAGGCGCGCACCAGTTCCGCGCGCCAGTCGCATCCGGCCCCATCATCGCGCAGGCCGCCGGCAAAATTGATCAGGCCGCGCACGCCCGGCACCGCCTGCGTGCCCAGGGCAATCGTGGCCAGGCCGCCGTAGGACTGGCCAGCAATGATGATGCGCTGTTCATCAATCCAGGGTTGCGTGCGGGCGAAGGCGATGGTGGCAAGCACGTCCGCCGCCTGCGCCATGCCATTGGCCGTCATGTTGCAGCCATGGTCAGCATAGGTGCCGGTGGAGTTGGCAAAACCCTGGCGCATGGGAACCAGCACCGCGTAGCCGCGCTTGACGAAGGCCGTTGCCATGAAGATGAAGCGGTCGCGCGACTGGTAGCGCGGGTCGCCTGCTTCCTTGCCATGGTTAATGACCAGCAGGGGGAAGGGCCCGGGGCCATTCGGGCGGAACACGGTGGTTTGCAGCCGGGCGCTGTTGGCGGCGCCGGCCGGAATCATGATGACGTGCTCGTTCAGACGAAAATCAATGGGAAGTTCTTGTTCGATCGCCAAGGCCGGGAGCAGGGTGAAGCCGACAACGGAGAAGGTCGCGATGCGATGCGCAACACGGCGCAGGTGGGTCAGTGCGGTACGAATGATGGCTCCCGATAAATTGGATTGCCTGAAGGAATGCATTCGATTCTATGCATGAGTAAATTCATGGGCAATACCCGTTTTGATAATTTTCGCGTAGGAAATCAAAAATAATGATCGTTATCGGTGTTTCGCTTGTGCGTCTGGCAAGCTGCATGGCGCGACAAGCTTGTCCGGCATGGCAAGCTGGTGGAAACTTGCGCGGTGTCATGAGCCGGAGATGGGCGGGCACGGAAAATGCCGAGACACGTCATTCTTTGCCCACACCATGGACACGCCGATCTGCAACGACCCTCAACTGGACAATGGATGCGCGCCCCGCGACACTGGACACAGCTTGTCCAGCCCGTGGACGGTACAGATCGCCACCGGGCGCGCCGGCGACCCCGCTTTCCGCGCCCAATGGCTGTCCCTGGTGGAAGGAGGGCAAAGTGCCCAAAAGCTGTATCAGTTGCCGGCATTTTTCGACGCTATCGCCGACTCGGACGGCGGCCAAGCGCCGGTCGAGCTGGTCACTGTCACCCGGGCCGGGACCTTGCTGGCGGTGGTGCCCGTCCGGTTCGGCGTGCTGGAACTGGCGTTCAATATCGGACCGCTGGTGTTGTGGCGCAAGCAACTTGCAACAATGAGCATGCTGGGCAGTCTCCCGGCCCAGGGCAGCCATCAGGTCCCGCTCGCCCTGGTGGCAAGCGAGGTCCTGGCCTTGTATCCGCAGGCCGCCGCCGTATTCCTGCAAGCATTGCCGCGCGAGGGCGGCCATTGGCAGCAATTACTGGAGGGAAGGGCCCAGGGTGTGCAGCCGGCAATGGTCAGCGACTGGCGCGCCTGCCACACCATGCCGGTACCGCCGTCGGTGGAGGCCTACATGCAGCAGTTCACCAGCAAGAAGCGCTATAACATCAGGCGCCAGGTGCGC
This region of Massilia sp. PAMC28688 genomic DNA includes:
- a CDS encoding pyridoxal-phosphate dependent enzyme; translation: MTLHIQTPLIELAALAGGAAHRTVWLKMEALQPPGSFKIRGIGFACQEYVRRGARRFISSSGGNAGIAAAYAGRRLGVPVVVVVPETTTARARDLIAREQAEIIVHGASFQEANALAQTMVGAHDAFIHPFDDPLLWEGHAGMIDEVAAAGVKPDAVVLSVGGGGLLCGVVQGMRRNGWHDVPVVAVETQGADSLAQAMQAGAPVELPAISSIATSLGARRVAGQALAWAAGAHPVHSVVVSDAAAVAACLRFMDDQRVVVEPACGASLAAVYDGAPQLAACSNILVIVCGGVTASVAQLHKWAGQS
- a CDS encoding triacylglycerol lipase; the protein is MLRIVNIVLAGILSLMVPDACAANNYPIVLVHGFLGFGPEQFTRSGFKYWGGFGDIAGHMRQHHGQHTILVATVGSISSSWDRSAELYYQIKGGCVDYGRLHTIHFQHLEERRPPGKCWAADPANNPGNYPPALYPQWDAEHPIHLIGHSQGGQTMRSLIQLLENGSPHGDEGDGELYKGGKIGWVISATSISAPHNGTSLRDAIGHFGPVAMDLAAGIARVADPAPTPLPARAPAPTARSYLQPLFSPRLWNQDNFDSAQWEMGPDGAREFNSWVKTSPHVYYFSIANSATEPGAWCCNQTDRLIAPLQQRQYHYPRADMAPLTKPYAGEWIVPSLARRGLGSYTQSGPGRVPVDSAWFPNDGVVNAVSMRSPAGQPVRNYDGTAVRGTWNFLGHYRTYDHFDVLGWPRSGERAYPIYDGIAAILYRL
- a CDS encoding dienelactone hydrolase family protein, translating into MHSFRQSNLSGAIIRTALTHLRRVAHRIATFSVVGFTLLPALAIEQELPIDFRLNEHVIMIPAGAANSARLQTTVFRPNGPGPFPLLVINHGKEAGDPRYQSRDRFIFMATAFVKRGYAVLVPMRQGFANSTGTYADHGCNMTANGMAQAADVLATIAFARTQPWIDEQRIIIAGQSYGGLATIALGTQAVPGVRGLINFAGGLRDDGAGCDWRAELVRAFGVYGEANKVPSLWMYGINDSLFGPDLVARMHTAFVRAGGRARLHEFGIFKRDSHGMLASRDGEKIWWPEAERFLQQVGMPTREKYVVTQLPGPVRTDFARVDDIDAVPYLSEQGRAAYREYLGKMTPRAFAVSASGAWCWAEEGEEPDTRALATCAQKSGQPCQLYSVDDYVVWQGEPRAPGAIAATAGSDTMAANAEGAAP
- a CDS encoding GNAT family N-acetyltransferase, with the protein product MDTPICNDPQLDNGCAPRDTGHSLSSPWTVQIATGRAGDPAFRAQWLSLVEGGQSAQKLYQLPAFFDAIADSDGGQAPVELVTVTRAGTLLAVVPVRFGVLELAFNIGPLVLWRKQLATMSMLGSLPAQGSHQVPLALVASEVLALYPQAAAVFLQALPREGGHWQQLLEGRAQGVQPAMVSDWRACHTMPVPPSVEAYMQQFTSKKRYNIRRQVRQLADACGPVSLSRIAQANQIDALFDALAHLLDRDAGAALQRRLTVDALARHSLLLCYVLRAGEAVMGVIVATRSSSVLHIHNIFTNEGYRHLSVGATVMQLAMEDLIGMNCFKLIDFGYGTPKHAFSSSQLLEMRAQVAVVRRSQAIRHLFAAHQACQAVAEQLVGLAKKMRSAWRRARRASQARVSMFR